The following coding sequences lie in one Fusarium poae strain DAOMC 252244 chromosome 1, whole genome shotgun sequence genomic window:
- the CYS9 gene encoding Thioredoxin reductase, which translates to MHSKVVIIGSGPAAHTAAVYLARAELKPVLYEGFMANGIAAGGQLTTTTEVENFPGFPKGIMGGELMDNMRAQSERFGTEIITDTVATLDLSSRPFKYTTEFSPEETHTAETVILATGASARRLNLPGEDKYWQNGVSACAVCDGAVPIFRNKPLFVIGGGDSAAEEATFLTKYASHVTVLVRRDVLRASRTMANRLLNHPKCTVLFNSGATEIRGGEDGLMSHLVVKNNKTGEEKVHEANGLFYAIGHDPATTLVKGQVDMDEDGYIKTTPGTTYTNVEGVFAAGDVQDKRYRQAITSAGTGCMAALEAEKFLADHEDDERADERPNPN; encoded by the exons ATGCACAGCAAGGTTGTCA TTATCGGTTCCGGGCCTGCTGCCCACACGGCTGCTGTCTACTTGGCACGAGCCGAGTTGAAGC CCGTTCTCTATGAGGGTTTCATGGCCAACGGTATCGCCGCTGGCGGTCAAttgaccaccaccaccgaggTCGAGAACTTCCCCGGTTTCCCCAAGGGTATCATGGGAGGCGAGTTGATG GACAACATGCGAGCCCAGTCCGAGCGCTTCGGCACAGAAATCATCACCGACACCGTCGCTACCCTCGACCTTTCTTCCCGCCCCTTCAAGTACACCACCGAGTTCTCCCCCGAGGAGACACACACCGCCGAGACCGTCATCCTCGCCACCGGTGCCTCAGCCCGCCGTCTTAACCTCCCCGGTGAGGACAAGTACTGGCAGAACGGTGTCTCCGCCTGCGCTGTCTGTGACGGAGCCGTCCCCATCTTCCGCAACAAGCCTCTCTTCGtcattggtggtggtgactCCGCCGCCGAGGAGGCCACTTTCCTCACAAAGTACGCCAGCCACGTTACCGTCCTTGTCCGCCGCGATGTCCTCCGTGCCAGCCGAACCATGGCCAACCGACTCCTCAACCACCCCAAGTGCACTGTCTTGTTCAACAGTGGTGCCACCGAGATCCGAGGTGGTGAGGATGGTCTCATGAGCCACCTTGTtgtcaagaacaacaagacTGGCGAGGAGAAGGTTCACGAGGCCAACGGTCTGTTCTACGCCATCGGCCACGACCCCGCCACCACCCTTGTTAAGGGCCAGGTCGACATGGACGAGGATGGTTACATCAAGACCACCCCTGGTACAACATACACCAACGTCGAGGGTGTCTTTGCCGCTGGTGACGTCCAGGACAAGCGATACAGACAGGCCATCACCAGTGCCGGTACTGGGTGCATGGCTGCCCTCGAGGCTGAGAAGTTCCTGGCCGACCACGAGGACGACGAGCGAGCTGACGAGCGACCCAACCCCaactaa
- a CDS encoding hypothetical protein (SECRETED:SignalP(1-17)) encodes MKLSNVSLLAYTGLASALTQQCTGNAVNEGGNWFCGVIEEILYQGFSGKGSYQAVSKMGGDGSCQRESVSYDGALGPLSEDLSVHIRGPFKLKEFAVYNLGSSKKKRDTETAPSPHVHGHRHLHEQRKKKRGDWVTATIDGKVVSWENNWFGGSATQAAPAVAGAPSNKPASKSEEAKKSPKAGSQSDKNTKKVDNSKTNSYSGSSGGNWKRTSYYNAQQRVADNVMFLGNYGGEGSGVFDNTWGNSLSYLNAKGTGGSSSPKVLKHIYIPSNKEFSIWSAEKCDESCGYSRAQDVAYKGFSGSNKIFLFQFKMPFDGNTGFNGDMPALWALNGRIPRTGQYSECSCWKTGCGEVDIYEVLASGDDKCKSTFHMNNGAGSSDYFKRPADKYIKIAVVFCERTSSVAIKKLPDNFDFGSSLSDETVQSWVKEMSSPKKGSSLFQLVA; translated from the exons ATGAAGCTTTCCAACGTTTCCCTTTTGGCGTATACTGGCCTTGCCTCGGCCCTAACGCAACAATGCACTGGCAATGCCGTCAACGAGGGCGGCAACTGGTTCTGTGGTGTCATTGAGGAGATCCTTTACCAAGGATTCTCTGGCAAGGGTAGCTATCAagctgtgagcaagatgggTGGTGATGGATCTTGCCAGAGAGAGTCCGTCTCCTACGATGGTGCTCTTGGACCCCTTAGCGAGGAT CTCTCTGTTCACATTCGTGGCCCTTTCAAGCTCAAAGAATTCGCCGTTTATAACCTCGGTtcgagcaagaagaagcgtGACACCGAGACGGCGCCCTCTCCCCATGTCCACGGCCATCGCCATCTCCACGAACAGCGTAAGAAGAAGCGTGGAGACTGGGTCACTGCTACCATTGATGGAAAGGTAGTGTCCTGGGAGAACAACTGGTTCGGCGGCTCTGCTACTCAGGCTGCCCCCGCTGTTGCTGGTGCTCCTTCAAACAAGCCCGCCTCAAAGTCCGAGGAGGCGAAGAAGTCTCCAAAGGCTGGTTCGCAATCCGACAAGAATACCAAAAAGGTTGATAACTCAAAGACAAACTCGTACTCTGGTTCCTCTGGAGGAAACTGGAAGCGTACCTCTTACTACAACGCTCAGCAACGAGTTGCTGACAATGTCATGTTCTTGGGTAACTATGGTGGCGAGGGTTCTGGTGTCTTTGACAA CACCTGGGGTAACTCCCTCTCTTATCTCAATGCCAAGGGAACCGGtggctcttcttctcccaagGTCCTGAAGCATATTTATATCCCTTCCAACAAGGAATTCTCCATCTGGAGTGCTGAGAAGTGCGACGAGAGCTGTGGCTACTCCCGTGCTCAAGATGTCGCATATA AGGGATTCTCCGGTTCCAACAAGATCTTTCTCTTCCAGTTCAAGATGCCTTTTGACGGCAACACCGGTTTCAACGGCGACATGCCCGCTCTCTGGGCCCTCAACGGTCGTATCCCCCGCACCGGCCAGTACAGCGAGTGCAGCTGCTGGAAGACCGGCTGTGGTGAGGTTGACATCTACGAAGTCCTCGCTTCAGGTGATGACAAGTGCAAGAGCACTTTCCACATGAACAATGGTGCTGGAAGCTCCGACTATTTCAAGCGTCCTGCCGACAAGTACATCAAGATCGCCGTTGTCTTTTGCGAGCGAACCTCGAGCGTTGCTATCAAAAAGCTGCCCGATAACTTTGACTTTGGCTCGTCGTTGAGTGATGAGACTGTTCAGTCTTGGGTCAAGGAGATGTCTTCTCCCAAGAAGGGCagcagcttgttccaacttGTGGCCTAG
- a CDS encoding hypothetical protein (BUSCO:7123at5125), which yields MNGNYQEPSALDAVDYNPIDHLNLLFSHPSTISSISEVSKSLQNHQNTLSNDIVTLETTQAYGSDSSLERMQSAQAELAQLFRKIETVRSRAIETEQNITSMTADIKRLDGTKRNLTLSMTALKRLQMLTTAYEQLRGLAKTRQYRECAGLLQAVLQLMKHFNSYRSIEQIATLSRGVAELQRELLEQVCEDFEMAFAKSEVGARRGMLVEACLVMDALGDSAKSRLMNWYVNTELREYRQVFRGNDEAGNLDNIGRRYAWFKRMMKSHDDEHSMIFPQHWRANETLAAAFCDGTRDDFKGILERSMRRTDGNRIDVNLLLSCLQETLDFEQSLEKRFATTSRASIDTLNSVEDRAHSFHGMISVAFEPYLSLWVESQDKQLAAMIPRYRSQPLIPPDDEFSPQAVIASAIELFHFYKLTLSQCAKLSTSERLLDLARILAKYLDEYAQQVLLYILQSGGPQGPPLQDVVLVLNTADFWHINTNQLEESIKKRIDSELVSKVDLSSQSDAFLGVASASVLALVRAVELDCEGVWREMKNTNWSTMESVGDQSSYVGELVKHADGKAAEILAIISKQQYARAFCDNLVEHLATGYINSIIQCRPISEVGAEQMLLDKYVLTKAFERLIMHHASLSEQDAPPSSFVRRVQHCMNRLDPLLKTLQVRPSPPEGLVQAYLIHIGDRSDTNFKKILDLKGVRKADHGHLIELFGIHRDSTTNDKLVASSPLLTPLMTTMSLGNTANLSTMNPSVASAVSPRFEAGSLGEKLLSAARDISQSSTSTAAQTGLEKATINENLRNFGKFFKRDIGSLGARFGKRDGSVGAEEGQR from the exons ATGAATGGCAACTATCAAGAACCTTCAGCCCTAGATGCTG TCGACTACAATCCGATCGACCACCTCAACCTCCTGTTCTCACACCCCTCGACGATATCATCTATAAGTGAGGTGTCAAAATCTCTACAGAACCATCAAAATACGCTTTCAAACGATATAGTTACTCTCGAAACCACCCAAGCCTATGGCTCCGACTCGAGCCTCGAGCGCATGCAGTCAGCGCAAGCTGAGCTTGCCCAGCTATTCCGAAAGATCGAGACGGTGCGCTCACGTGCGATCGAGACGGAACAAAACATCACGTCGATGACGGCTGACATCAAGCGGCTCGATGGAACAAAACGCAACCTGACGCTGAGCATGACTGCTCTCAAGCGGCTGCAGATGCTGACCACAGCTTATGAGCAGCTCAGGGGCTTGGCCAAGACGCGCCAGTATAGGGAATGCGCAGGCCTTTTGCAAGCTGTTCTGCAGCTCATGAAACACTTCAACAGCTATCGCAGTATCGAACAGATCGCAACGCTGAGCAGAGGTGTAGCTGAGTTGCAGCGCGAGCTCCTGGAACAGGTTTGCGAGGACTTTGAGATGGCATTCGCCAAAAGCGAAGTTGGTGCGCGAAGGGGCATGCTCGTGGAAGCGTGTCTAGTTATGGATGCCCTTGGAGATTCCGCCAAGTCTCGTCTCATGAATTGGTATGTCAATACCGAGTTGCGAGAGTACCGACAGGTATTCCGCGGCAACGACGAAGCAGGCAACCTAGACAACATTGGACGACGATATGCTTGGTTTAAACGAATGATGAAGTCCCACGACGACGAGCACTCTATGATCTTTCCACAACATTGGAGGGCCAACGAGACATTGGCAGCAGCCTTCTGCGACGGTACTCGTGATGACTTCAAGGGTATCCTGGAGCGGAGCATGCGACGGACGGACGGCAATAGGATCGATGTAAACCTGCTATTGAGTTGTCTGCAGGAGACGTTGGACTTTGAGCAGAGTCTCGAAAAGCGATTCGCAACGACTTCAAGAGCCAGCATTGACACACTCAACTCTGTTGAAGACAGGGCGCACAGTTTTCATGGCATGATTTCAGTTGCCTTCGAGCCGTATCTGAGTCTATGGGTCGAATCACAAGATAAACAATTGGCAGCGatgatacctaggtatcgCAGCCAGCCGCTTATACCACCTGACGATGAGTTCTCACCACAGGCTGTTATTGCCTCGGCGATCGAGTTGTTTCACTTTTACAAACTCACCCTCTCACAATGTGCCAAACTATCTACCAGCGAGCGTCTCCTCGATCTAGCCAGAATATTGGCCAAATATCTCGATGAATATGCCCAACAAGTCTTGTTGTATATACTACAGTCCGGTGGTCCTCAAGGTCCTCCTCTCCAGGACGTTGTGCTGGTGCTGAACACGGCTGACTTTTGGCACATTAACACCAATCAGTTGGAAGAGAGCATCAAGAAGCGAATTGACAGCGAGCTCGTGTCCAAGGTTGATCTCTCATCACAGTCGGATGCCTTTCTTGGCGTAGCGAGTGCATCTGTTCTCGCTCTAGTACGCGCTGTCGAACTTGACTGCGAGGGCGTTTGGCGTGAGATGAAGAATACGAACTGGAGCACAATGGAGAGCGTTGGCGATCAGAGCTCATACGTGGGAGAGCTCGTAAAACATGCTGATGGCAAAGCTGCCGAGATCTTGGCCATTATCTCGAAACAACAATATGCCAGAGCCTTTTGCGACAATTTGGTGGAGCACCTGGCGACAGGGTATATCAATAGCATTATTCAATGCCGACCGATATCCGAAGTTGGAGCCGAACAG ATGTTGCTTGACAAATATGTTCTCACCAAGGCGTTTGAGAGGTTGATCATGCACCATGCATCGCTCTCTGAACAAGATGCCCCACCATCGAGCTTTGTACGGAGAGTTCAGCATTGTATGAATCGACTTGATCCATTGCTCAAGACTCTTCAAGTGCGCCCATCGCCGCCAGAAGGGTTGGTACAGGCGTATCTGATTCATATTGGTGATCGCTCAGATACCAACTTCAAAAAGATACTGGATCTCAAGGGAGTTCGAAAAGCGGATCATGGACACTTGATAGAGCTCTTTGGCATTCATCGTGACAGCACGACTAATGATAAGCTGGTTGCCAGCTCACCCTTGTTGACACCTCTCATGACGACCATGAGCTTGGGCAACACTGCTAATCTTTCCACCATGAACCCTTCTGTAGCTTCTGCAGTTAGTCCCAGGTTTGAAGCCGGATCACTTGGCGAGAAGCTTCTTAGCGCAGCGAGGGACATCAGCCAGAGCAGCACGAGCACAGCAGCACAGACGGGATTAGAAAAGGCGACAATTAACGAGAACTTGAGAAACTTTGGCAAGTTCTTCAAGAGAGATATTGGATCTTTGGGAGCGAGATTTGGAAAGCGAGATGGTAGTGTTGGTGCAGAGGAAGGACAGCGATAG
- the ARP4 gene encoding NuA4 histone acetyltransferase subunit (BUSCO:17273at5125) — MAQQPISSSVQPTDIYGGDEVSALVLDPGYCSTRAGFAGEDVPKSILPSFYGHVTGDNSRDLFGDECLVPRENYEVRNYMNKDSVVEDWDVAARIWENMLVKRLQPERQTPPSKNGLNDDPRPEGQDGEGDIAMDDAEAESMEKPLGENPLLVTEAPWNTPKAREKAIEIIMENWGCPAFWMSRTPVLAAFAAGKATSLVIDVGGANTSVTAIHDGMVLKRSIQKSPVGGIWLSSQIRSLFETSEPQVDLTPAFMIENKTPVDALSPPSVRLRNFPYSITDSFRAYEEERVLTEFKESVVEVWRGPGRYSVPGNEEYVKTQPGRVFEMPDGYNQMWREQRFRVTEGMWDENAGYPIPEADRLNKTQTIPELIRAALNAVDVDLRGNLLANVVVTGSTSLINGFNDRLNTELMAMYPGLKIKIHAAGLTSERRFGAWIGGSILASLGTFHQMWISRKEYEENGPNVVEKRCK, encoded by the exons ATGGCTCAACAACCAATTTCCTCGTCGGTGCAGCCTACCGATATCTACGGAGGAG ATGAGGTTTCCGCGCTTGTTCTCGACCCCGGATACTGCTCTACTCGGGCGGGATTTGCTGGCGAAGATGTTCCCAAGAGTATCTTACCATCATTCTACGGCCACGTCACAGGCGACAACTCCCGCGATCTCTTTGGCGATGAGTGCCTCGTCCCTCGCGAGAACTACGAAGTCCGCAACTACATGAACAAGGACAGCGTCGTGGAGGATTGGGATGTTGCAGCCCGAATTTGGGAGAACATGCTCGTAAAGCGACTCCAACCCGAACGACAGACACCTCCCTCAAAGAATGGTCTCAACGACGACCCCAGGCCGGAAGGGCAAGACGGAGAGGGTGATATAGCTATGGACGACGCCGAAGCCGAGTCGATGGAGAAGCCCTTGGGTGAGAACCCTCTCTTGGTTACCGAAGCACCTTGGAACACGCCCAAGGCTCGCGAGAAGGCTATTGAGATTATCATGGAGAACTGGGGCTGTCCTGCTTTCTGGATGAGCCGTACCCCAGTGCTGGCAGCATTTGCCGCTGGAAAGGCCACGTCACTAGTTATCGATGTTGGTGGCGCCAACACCTCAGTCACTGCTATTCACGATGGCATGGTTCTGAAGCGCTCCATCCAAAAGTCTCCTGTTGGCGGTATTTGGCTATCTTCCCAGATTCGATCTCTTTTCGAGACATCAGAGCCCCAGGTTGACCTGACACCCGCATTCATGATTGAGAACAAGACGCCAGTCGATGCCTTGTCGCCTCCTTCAGTCCGACTACGAAACTTTCCCTACTCAATTACCGACTCTTTCCGCGCCTACGAAGAGGAGCGTGTGTTGACGGAATTTAAGGAGTCTGTGGTAGAGGTTTGGCGTGGCCCTGGCCGTTACAGTGTTCCCGGCAATGAGGAGTATGTCAAGACACAACCAGGTCGTGTATTTGAGATGCCCGACGGCTACAACCAAATGTGGCGCGAGCAGCGATTCCGAGTGACGGAGGGCATGTGGGATGAGAATGCCGGATACCCCATCCCCGAGGCTGATCGCCTAAACAAGACACAGACCATTCCCGAGCTCATTCGCGCCGCTCTTAACGCAGTTGATGTCGATCTTCGGGGCAACCTACTCGCTAATGTCGTTGTAACCGGCAGCACCAGCTTGATCAACGGATTTAACGACCGCCTGAATACCGAACTGATGGCCATGTACCCGGgcctcaagatcaagatccACGCCGCAGGTCTTACGAGCGAGCGACGATTCGGCGCCTGGATCGGTGGCAGTATCCTTGCTAGCTTGGGTACATTCCACCAGATGTGGATCTCGCGAAAGGAGTACGAGGAGAATGGTCCTAATGTGGTTGAGAAGCGATGCAAGTAA
- a CDS encoding hypothetical protein (BUSCO:17151at5125) — protein MEAIKQALHLGKGSDAPAEPTPEALNELKEKYTKAGQEQVFTFYDSLSSAERGTLYQQLSGFDPSHINDITHRALNPPKTSDEPDRLEPLPESATASILDSSADDIAKWYDSGLDLISKGQVAVVLMAGGQGTRLGSSAPKGCYDIGLPSHKSLFQLQGERIVKVQELAAKKGSNAVVPWYVMTSGPTRGPTEKFFQENNYFGLSEENVKIFEQGVLPCISNDGKILLETKGKVAVAPDGNGGLYNALVLSGVVDDMRKRGIQHIHAYCVDNCLVKVADPVFIGFSASLDVDIATKVVRKRNATESVGLILSKNGKPDVVEYSEIDQSTAEETDPKQPDLLRFRAANIVNHYYSFRFLDSIPQWAHKLPHHIARKKIPSADLESGETVKPEKPNGIKLEQFVFDVFPFLSLEKFASLEVKREDEFSPLKNAPGTGEDDPDTSKADIMTQGKRWVEAAGAIVVGDKADVGVEVSPLISYGGEGLEKLNGNEITPPAVLERD, from the exons atGGAGGCCATCAAGCAGGCGCTTCACCTTGGCAAGGGCTCTGACGCCCCTGCCGAGCCTACTCCTGAGGCTCTCAAtgagctcaaggagaagTATACCAAAGCTGGCCAGGAGCAAGTCTTCACCTTCTACGACTCTCTGTCCTCCGCCGAGCGAGGAACCCTGTACCAGCAGCTTTCTGGCTTCGACCCTTCCCACATCAACGACATCACACACCGCGCGTTGAACCCTCCCAAGACCAGCGATGAGCCCGACCGCCTCGAGCCCCTTCCCGAATCTGCCACCGCCAGTATCCTTGATTCCAGCGCCGATGATATTGCCAAGTGGTACGACTCCGGTCTTGACCTCATCTCCAAGGGCCAAGTCGCCGTTGTCCTCATGGCTGGTGGCCAGGGTACTCGTCTGGGTAGCTCTGCTCCCAAGGGCTGCTACGATATTGGCCTTCCCTCCCACAAGTCTCTCTTCCAGCTTCAGGGTGAGCGAATCGTCAAGGTTCAGGAGCTCGCTGCTAAGAAGGGCTCAAACGCTGTTGTTCCCTGGTACGTCATGACCAGTGGCCCTACTCGCGGTCCCACCGAGAAGTTCTTCCAGGAGAACAACTACTTTGGTTTGAGTGAGGAGAACGTCAAGATCTTCGAGCAAGGTGTTCTGCCTTGCATCTCCAACGATGGCAAGATTCTTCTCGAGACCAAGGGCAAGGTTGCCGTTGCTCCCGATGGAAACGGCGGTCTCTACAATGCTCTCGTCCTTTCTGGTGTTGTCGACGATATGCGAAAGCGTGGCATCCAGCACATCCACGCTTACTGCGTTGACAACTGCCTCGTCAAGGTTGCCGACCCGGTCTTCATTGGCTTCTCTGCTTCTCTCGATGTCGACATTGCTACCAAGGTCGTGCGTAAGCGCAACGCTACCGAGTCCGTCGGTCTGATTCTCTCCAAGAACGGCAAGCCCGATGTCGTTGAGTACTCCGAGATTGACCAGTCCACTGCCGAGGAGACCGACCCCAAGCAGCCTGATCTCCTCCGATTCCGTGCTGCCAACATTGTCAACCACTACTACTCTTTCCGCTTCCTCGACTCCATTCCCCAGTGGGCTCACAAGCTTCCCCACCATATCGCTCGCAAGAAGATCCCCTCTGCCGATCTCGAGAGCGGCGAGACAgtcaagcctgagaagccCAACGGCATCAAGCTTGAGCAGTTCGTCTTTGACGTCTTTCCCTTCCTGTCCCTCGAGAAGTTTGCCTCTCTTGAGGTCAAGCGTGAGGACGAGTTCTCACCTCTCAAGAACGCCCCTGGGACTGGTGAGGACGACCCTGATACCAGCAAGGCCGATATCATGACCCAAGGCAAGCGCTGGGTTGAGGCTGCCGGCGCCATCGTTGTTGGCGATAAGGCCGATGTCGGTGTTGAGGTGTCCCCTCTAATCAGCTAC GGTGGTGAGGgtcttgagaagctcaacGGTAACGAGATTACCCCTCCTGCAGTTCTGGAGCGAGACTAG
- a CDS encoding hypothetical protein (BUSCO:46327at5125) translates to MTKGKDTHFQENVADEEINDGNDVPSSPPQPATFKGRLQISDFMFKSTESTSKGETPIRRSPRFNPSTSSAIATPASVTTAKRTKKREAEEKENYKPKKKRARPSSGYAPPSTYAHLPGLPDAIADNLLVLFIGLNPGIQTARTGHAYAHPSNLFWKLLFSSGLTPRLCSPTEDRQLPEMYSMGFTNIVARPSRNGSELSKQEMDEGVEILHEKCRKYRPESVCVVGKSIWESIWRVRHGKPVGKAFKYGWQDESENMGVIEGEWEGSKVFVSSSTSGLAATLSPAEKERIWAEIGTWAKKRRAERELENKGKNQ, encoded by the coding sequence ATGACCAAAGGCAAAGACACTCACTTCCAAGAAAATGTCGCTGACGAAGAAATAAACGATGGGAACGATGTCCCAAGCTCACCACCTCAACCAGCCACCTTTAAAGGGCGTCTTCAAATCAGTGACTTCATGTTCAAGTCAACTGAGTCTACTAGCAAGGGAGAAACCCCTATTCGAAGATCACCAAGATTCAACCCATCAACGTCTTCTGCCATAGCGACGCCTGCATCAGTCACTACAGCAAAGAGGACGAAAAAGAGGGAAgcggaagagaaggagaatTATAAACCAAAGAAGAAACGAGCACGTCCTAGTTCTGGATACGCGCCACCCTCAACATACGCCCATCTCCCTGGTCTGCCAGATGCCATTGCCGACAACCTCCTCGTTCTTTTCATTGGTCTAAACCCGGGAATACAGACAGCAAGAACTGGACATGCATATGCCCATCCATCAAATCTATTTTGGAAACTTCTCTTCTCAAGTGGTCTCACTCCGCGTCTCTGCAGTCCAACAGAGGATCGTCAGCTCCCTGAGATGTACTCGATGGGATTTACCAACATTGTTGCCCGTCCAAGCCGCAATGGGTCTGAGCTTAGCAAGCAGGAGATGGACGAAGGTGTTGAGATTCTTCATGAGAAGTGTCGCAAGTACCGTCCCGAGTCCGTATGTGTTGTTGGCAAAAGTATCTGGGAAAGTATTTGGCGTGTGAGGCACGGTAAACCTGTTGGAAAAGCTTTCAAGTATGGTTGGCAGGATGAATCAGAGAACATGGGCGTCATTGAGGGTGAATGGGAGGGATCCAAAGTGTTTGTATCGAGCAGCACAAGTGGCCTTGCTGCTACGTTATCACCGGCTGAGAAAGAACGAATATGGGCAGAAATCGGGACATGGGCAAAGAAACGGAGGGCTGAAAGGGAGCTCGAGAACAAAGGCAAAAATCAATGA
- a CDS encoding hypothetical protein (BUSCO:12396at5125), translating to MASGRFLATSAARYEDSVSPFKQQRRTELWAEQEEEDPLFTETYPRLVNRATRMSVPAFYEAFNNSLDDSKDVTVYGRIRSKRVVGKNLIFIDIVNEFTRLQVMVNRSKCMVDEEDRRLKFGLFRSLIEVGDHISITGIPTRTKAGELTIEAKALPELLSPTMEQIPEKLTDPKTRMQERHVDMLVNREAIDVLRLRAEITKYMRDHFHSKQFLEFQTPILAQNAGGAVARPFVTRATEFKDKDLALRIAPELWLKRLVIGGVDKVFEIGPSFRNEGVDATHNPEFTMCEFYSAYTNLEDLIKETEEILCGLAQRSQDLISTELTALPPIDMSRFVRPFKRVEFVPALQEALGLRLPKLSSPHALAEVLAILKLANIQVPGEVPTSLAKLLDRLAAIYLEPMSFTEPVLIMNHPACMSPLAKSFVCPETLQLVSARAELFIGGRELANMYEEENDPEAQRRKLFEHRHLVNKDDGSVAIELPETPEGEAIQEPQDEVFEDEDGDAAPLDQSFVKALDYGLPPTGGWGCGIERMVMLFSGANRISDCLSFGTIRNVVGLSATEENKKASSEEHKADEEEKKTGIEEGQ from the exons ATGGCAAGCGGGAGGTTTCTAGCTACCTCTGCTGCTAGATATGAAGATAGCGTTTCACCTTTTAAGCAACAGCGCCGAACTGAGCTTTGGGCGgaacaagaggaagaggatccCCTCTTTACAGAGACATATCCTCGCCTCGTGAACCGAGCAACGCGAATGTCGGTGCCAGCGTTTTATGAAGCTTTCAACAATAGTCTTGATGATTCCAAGGATGTCACCGTCTATGGCCGTATTCGATCTAAGCGAGTTGTAGGAAAAaatctcatcttcatcgataTTGTGAATGAGTTTACGCGCCTACAAGTCATGGTCAATCGGTCTAAGTGCATGGTGGATGAAGAGGACAGAAGATTGAAGTTTGGATTGTTCAGAAGTTTAATAGAAGTGGGCGACCACATAT CTATCACTGGTATCCCGACTCGTACTAAGGCTGGTGAGCTCACCATTGAGGCCAAGGCTCTCCCCGAGCTCCTGTCTCCTACTATGGAGCAGATTCCCGAGAAGCTCACGGATCCCAAGACGAGAATGCAAGAGCGTCATGTTGATATGCTGGTGAACCGTGAGGCGATCGACGTCTTGCGTCTTCGTGCCGAGATCACGAAGTACATGCGCGATCACTTCCACTCTAAACAATTCCTTGAGTTTCAGACCCCGATCCTGGCTCAGAATGCTGGTGGTGCAGTTGCTCGTCCGTTTGTCACCAGAGCCACCGAgttcaaggacaaggaccTGGCACTCCGTATTGCACCTGAGTTGTGGCTCAAGCGTCTCGTCATCGGAGGTGTTGATAAGGTCTTTGAGATTGGTCCTTCGTTCCGCAATGAAGGCGTCGACGCCACACACAACCCCGAGTTCACCATGTGCGAGTTCTACAGCGCATATACCAACTTGGAAGACTTGATCAAAGAGACTGAGGAGATCTTGTGCGGCCTTGCCCAGCGCTCCCAAGATCTTATCTCTACTGAGCTGACAGCCCTTCCTCCCATTGACATGTCTCGCTTTGTCCGCCCCTTCAAACGAGTCGAGTTTGTTCCGGCACTCCAGGAAGCTCTTGGACTGCGTCTGCCTAAGCTTTCATCGCCACATGCTTTAGCAGAAGTGCTCGCCATCTTGAAGCTTGCTAACATCCAGGTCCCTGGTGAAGTGCCGACATCATTGGCCAAGTTGCTTGACCGTTTGGCTGCCATATATTTGGAACCCATGTCCTTCACGGAGCCTGTCCTTATCATGAACCACCCTGCTTGCATGTCGCCACTGGCAAAGAGCTTCGTGTGCCCCGAGACTCTCCAGCTCGTCTCTGCTAGAGCAGAGCTTTTCATCGGCGGTCGCGAGCTGGCCAACATGTATGAAGAGGAGAACGATCCAGAAGCCCAGAGGCGTAAATTGTTTGAACATCGGCACCTCGTCAACAAGGATGACGGTAGCGTTGCTATCGAGCTTCCCGAGACACCAGAAGGAGAAGCTATCCAGGAACCACAGGACGAGGTTtttgaagacgaagatggcGATGCGGCTCCTCTGGACCAGAGCTTTGTCAAGGCCCTCGATTATGGCCTACCTCCTACCGGTGGCTGGGGATGCGGTATCGAGCGTATGGTGATGTTGTTCTCTGGTGCCAATCGAATCAGTGACTGCCTTAGCTTCGGCACCATAAGAAACGTGGTTGGACTCTCTGCGACCGAAGAGAACAAGAAAGCCAGTTCCGAGGAACACAAGGCcgacgaggaagaaaagaaaacggGCATCGAGGAGGGTCAATAA